One window from the genome of Erwinia sorbitola encodes:
- the uraH gene encoding hydroxyisourate hydrolase → MKIVKALVVTSLMSASLPVLAASDEGMKNPLSVHVLNLQTGVPTAGVTVELEQQKPQGWIKLASGVTDKNGRIPALYPAGKTMETGNYKVIFKTGDYYQQQHQPTFFPEIPVIFHTESNGGHYHIPLLLSQYGYSTYRGN, encoded by the coding sequence ATGAAAATCGTTAAAGCTCTGGTAGTGACCAGCCTGATGAGTGCTTCTCTGCCAGTACTGGCTGCCAGTGATGAGGGAATGAAAAATCCGTTGAGCGTGCATGTTCTTAACCTACAGACCGGGGTACCAACTGCCGGTGTGACGGTCGAACTTGAGCAGCAAAAGCCGCAGGGATGGATCAAGCTGGCTTCTGGCGTCACGGATAAAAACGGACGCATACCTGCGCTGTATCCTGCGGGGAAAACCATGGAGACGGGAAATTATAAAGTGATCTTCAAAACCGGGGATTACTATCAGCAGCAGCATCAGCCGACCTTTTTCCCGGAAATACCGGTAATTTTCCATACGGAAAGTAACGGCGGTCATTATCATATTCCGCTGCTGCTCAGTCAGTATGGCTACTCAACCTACCGTGGTAACTAA
- the nudC gene encoding NAD(+) diphosphatase, producing the protein MEQEILSVDAGWWVVSQEHKIWLPKGELPHGNAGSLGLTGRSGRPVGEWQGETVWLICGAQPQEMGSLRQLLDQETGLFQLAGRGIQLAEFYRSHRWCGYCGHEMHHSKTELACLCGHCRQRYYPQIAPCIIVAIRRGDEILLAQHTRHRNGIFTVLAGFVEVGETLEQTVAREVMEESSISVKNLRYVSSQPWPFPQSLMMAFMADYAGGDIKIDPKELLSAGWYRYDALPQLPPPGTVARRLIEDTVALCRAEEE; encoded by the coding sequence ATGGAACAGGAAATTTTAAGCGTAGACGCTGGCTGGTGGGTTGTCAGCCAGGAACACAAAATTTGGTTACCAAAAGGTGAATTACCGCACGGTAATGCGGGTTCGCTTGGACTGACAGGGCGATCCGGGAGGCCTGTTGGGGAGTGGCAGGGCGAAACGGTCTGGTTGATCTGCGGGGCGCAGCCGCAGGAAATGGGATCGTTACGTCAGCTGCTCGATCAGGAGACCGGCCTGTTCCAGCTAGCCGGGCGCGGTATTCAGCTGGCTGAATTTTACCGTTCACATCGCTGGTGCGGCTACTGTGGCCATGAAATGCATCACAGCAAAACAGAACTGGCCTGCCTGTGCGGGCACTGCCGCCAACGCTATTATCCGCAAATCGCCCCGTGCATTATCGTGGCGATCCGCCGTGGCGATGAGATCCTGCTGGCGCAACATACGCGCCATCGTAATGGCATATTTACCGTGCTGGCGGGATTTGTTGAAGTTGGTGAGACCCTGGAGCAGACCGTAGCGCGTGAAGTAATGGAGGAGAGCAGCATCAGCGTAAAAAATCTGCGTTATGTCTCATCGCAGCCCTGGCCATTCCCTCAGTCACTGATGATGGCATTTATGGCTGACTACGCAGGAGGGGACATCAAGATTGATCCCAAAGAGCTGCTGTCAGCAGGCTGGTATCGATATGATGCATTGCCGCAGTTACCTCCACCAGGAACGGTAGCGCGTCGTCTAATCGAAGATACTGTCGCATTATGTCGCGCGGAAGAAGAATAA
- the thiE gene encoding thiamine phosphate synthase, which produces MSRGAFPTTEARLGLYPVVDTVEWIARLLNAGVRTLQLRIKESAEHEVEQQIVEAITLGKQYQARLFINDYWRLAIKHQAYGVHLGQEDLDVADLDAIHAAGLRLGLSTHDDAELDRALAEQPSYIALGHVFPTQTKAMPSDPQGLEELARHIQRLQGVSTVAIGGISLERVPAVLATGVGSVAVVSAITKASDWRAATRQLLDLVEPQSAPHN; this is translated from the coding sequence ATGAGTCGTGGAGCTTTCCCCACTACCGAGGCCAGACTGGGCCTGTACCCGGTGGTGGACACCGTAGAATGGATTGCGCGCCTGCTGAATGCTGGCGTACGTACACTTCAGTTACGCATTAAAGAGTCTGCGGAACATGAAGTTGAGCAGCAAATCGTTGAGGCAATTACTCTGGGCAAGCAGTATCAGGCACGGTTGTTTATTAACGATTACTGGCGCCTGGCGATAAAACATCAGGCTTACGGCGTTCACCTGGGCCAGGAAGATCTTGACGTTGCTGATTTGGATGCCATTCATGCCGCCGGGTTACGCCTCGGTCTTTCCACCCATGATGATGCCGAACTGGATCGTGCACTGGCCGAACAGCCTTCATATATTGCCCTGGGCCATGTATTTCCCACCCAGACGAAAGCGATGCCCTCCGATCCGCAGGGGCTGGAGGAGCTGGCTCGCCATATTCAGCGGCTGCAGGGAGTCTCAACCGTAGCCATTGGAGGGATTAGTCTGGAGCGTGTTCCGGCTGTGCTGGCAACCGGCGTAGGCAGCGTTGCCGTGGTGAGTGCCATCACGAAAGCCAGTGACTGGCGTGCAGCCACTCGACAGCTGCTGGATTTGGTGGAACCGCAGAGCGCACCGCACAATTAA
- a CDS encoding YjaG family protein, producing MLRNPIHLRLEKLESWQHVTFMACLCERMAPNYREFCQKSGFGDGQLYRRILDLLWETLVVKDAKVNFDSQLEKLEEAIPSADDYDLYGVYPAIDACVALSELLHSRLSGETLAHAIAVSETSITTVAMLEMTQAGREMTEEELKVNPAVEEEWDIQWEIFRLLAACEDRDLELIKGLRSDLRESGISNIGINFQQ from the coding sequence ATGTTACGTAACCCTATTCATTTGCGTCTGGAAAAGCTGGAAAGCTGGCAGCACGTTACTTTTATGGCCTGCCTGTGTGAACGCATGGCGCCCAATTACCGCGAGTTTTGCCAGAAAAGCGGGTTTGGTGATGGTCAGCTTTACCGGCGCATTCTCGACCTGTTGTGGGAAACGCTGGTAGTTAAAGACGCGAAAGTAAATTTTGACAGCCAGCTGGAGAAGCTGGAAGAAGCGATTCCTTCCGCGGACGATTACGATCTGTATGGTGTTTATCCTGCTATCGATGCCTGCGTTGCTCTTAGCGAACTGCTGCACTCCCGCTTAAGTGGTGAAACCCTGGCCCATGCGATTGCGGTCAGCGAGACGTCAATCACCACGGTGGCAATGCTGGAAATGACTCAGGCTGGTCGTGAAATGACCGAAGAAGAGTTAAAAGTGAATCCTGCCGTAGAAGAGGAATGGGATATCCAGTGGGAGATATTTCGCCTGCTTGCCGCCTGCGAGGACAGGGATCTGGAGTTGATAAAAGGGTTACGATCTGACCTGCGTGAATCCGGTATTAGTAATATCGGTATAAATTTTCAGCAGTAA
- the rsd gene encoding sigma D regulator, with the protein MLNQLEVLTARVGGCSELVDFCLRLRKQLLVTYYQMAGIKPNKETLTTLDENALNAFCQNLVDYLSTGHFTVYERFIKELEGTEQLAKASLIYPSLKANTDQIMQIYDSHLETAIEDDNCLELQQALSIVGEALEARFTLEDKFIKLALEKNADNQEAANTASLVRPA; encoded by the coding sequence ATGCTTAACCAGTTGGAAGTCCTCACCGCGCGCGTCGGTGGATGCAGTGAGCTGGTAGACTTTTGTCTGCGCTTACGCAAGCAGTTGCTGGTTACCTATTACCAAATGGCTGGTATTAAGCCTAACAAGGAAACGCTGACTACGCTCGATGAAAACGCGCTGAATGCGTTCTGCCAAAATCTGGTGGATTATCTTTCAACCGGCCATTTCACCGTGTACGAGCGTTTTATCAAGGAGCTTGAAGGGACTGAGCAGCTGGCAAAAGCGTCGCTAATCTACCCCTCTTTAAAGGCCAATACCGATCAGATCATGCAGATTTATGATTCTCATCTGGAAACGGCCATCGAAGATGATAATTGTCTGGAATTACAGCAGGCACTGTCAATCGTCGGTGAAGCTCTGGAAGCGCGTTTTACCCTTGAGGATAAATTCATCAAGCTGGCCTTAGAAAAAAATGCTGACAATCAAGAGGCTGCCAACACTGCCTCCCTCGTTCGTCCTGCGTGA
- a CDS encoding bactofilin family protein: protein MSEIKKQCYLWGVWLCWGISIVAFKLSIRTPLYISLSVMAYLILLLVIPFLFTKRTVTNVFNFNRKEERQMGEKISSQDQQQKIVPTIAPSYEEGSMKETVISFGSVLCGEINNENNISINGVVEGDLTSQKTTQIGKEGKVIGNVKSVKLVVNGLLKGSCYAKTVIIMSRGRIEGEVFATEFSIEKGGVFVGNSRQIEEAQVLPEKKKEKKLTVSVADPVQPSLTAVDNTQKKNVANGNKRIS, encoded by the coding sequence ATGTCTGAGATAAAAAAACAATGTTATCTGTGGGGAGTCTGGCTTTGCTGGGGGATCAGTATTGTTGCGTTTAAGCTATCAATAAGAACTCCCTTATATATTTCTCTGAGTGTGATGGCGTATCTGATTCTGCTGCTCGTCATCCCTTTTCTATTTACTAAAAGGACAGTTACAAACGTGTTTAATTTTAATCGCAAGGAAGAGCGTCAGATGGGCGAGAAAATATCTTCACAGGATCAGCAGCAAAAAATAGTTCCTACTATAGCTCCCTCTTATGAAGAAGGCAGTATGAAGGAAACTGTTATCTCATTTGGCAGTGTATTATGTGGTGAAATTAATAATGAGAACAATATTTCTATAAATGGAGTTGTCGAAGGGGATCTGACCAGCCAGAAAACGACGCAGATTGGTAAAGAAGGGAAGGTTATCGGGAACGTTAAATCCGTTAAGCTGGTAGTTAATGGCCTGCTGAAAGGAAGCTGCTATGCCAAAACGGTGATTATTATGTCGCGTGGCAGAATTGAGGGCGAAGTGTTTGCCACTGAGTTCTCTATTGAAAAAGGGGGCGTATTCGTCGGGAACTCACGTCAGATTGAAGAAGCCCAGGTGCTGCCAGAGAAGAAAAAAGAAAAAAAACTGACGGTCAGCGTTGCTGATCCTGTTCAGCCTTCTCTTACGGCTGTTGATAATACACAGAAGAAAAATGTGGCGAACGGCAATAAAAGAATAAGCTGA
- the thiC gene encoding phosphomethylpyrimidine synthase ThiC, which translates to MSIVEKPFVEKKATRREQRAEAQQFIDSLQGTAFPNSTRIYLSGSQPDIRVPMREIQLSPTTTGGSKEEPILEANEPIPVYDTSGAYGDPAATIDVYAGLKKLRSRWIIRREDTEQIAELSSSYTQQRLADEGLDHLRFDNLPQPRRALAGRCVTQMHYARLGVITPEMEFIALRENMGRERIRGDVLRQQHPGNSFGANLPENITAEFVRQEVAAGRAIIPANINHPESEPMIIGRNFLVKINANIGNSAVSSSIEEEVEKLVWSTRWGADTVMDLSTGRYIHETREWILRNSPVPIGTVPVYQALEKVNGVAEDLTWEIFRDTLLEQAEQGVDYFTIHAGVLLRYVPMTAKRLTGIVSRGGSIMAKWCLSHHKESFLYQHFRDICEICAAYDVSLSLGDGLRPGSIQDANDEAQFAELRTLGELTKIAWEYDVQVMIEGPGHVPMQMIRVNMTEQLEHCHEAPFYTLGPLTTDIAPGYDHFTSGIGAAMIGWFGCAMLCYVTPKEHLGLPNKEDVKQGLITYKIAAHAADLAKGHPGAQIRDNAMSKARFEFRWEDQFNLALDPHTARAYHDETLPQESGKVAHFCSMCGPKFCSMKITQEVREYAARQEAEARPVEVGMAQMSDEFRLRGGELYHRADTLKSEENI; encoded by the coding sequence ATGTCTATCGTTGAAAAACCCTTTGTTGAGAAAAAAGCCACCCGCCGCGAGCAGCGCGCAGAAGCCCAGCAGTTTATCGACTCATTACAGGGCACCGCCTTTCCCAACTCAACGCGTATTTATCTGAGTGGTTCACAGCCTGATATCCGCGTGCCGATGCGCGAAATCCAGTTAAGCCCGACCACAACAGGCGGCAGCAAAGAAGAACCGATACTGGAGGCGAATGAACCGATACCTGTCTATGATACTTCCGGGGCGTACGGCGATCCGGCGGCAACGATTGATGTTTACGCGGGGCTGAAGAAGCTGCGTAGCCGCTGGATTATCAGACGTGAAGATACAGAACAGATCGCTGAACTCAGCTCCTCCTATACCCAGCAGCGCCTGGCAGATGAAGGGCTGGATCATCTGCGCTTTGATAATCTGCCACAACCGCGCCGGGCACTGGCTGGTCGCTGCGTCACCCAGATGCACTATGCACGGCTTGGGGTTATCACTCCGGAGATGGAATTTATCGCTCTGCGCGAAAACATGGGCCGCGAACGGATTCGTGGTGATGTACTGCGACAACAGCATCCGGGTAACAGCTTTGGCGCGAATCTGCCGGAGAATATTACCGCAGAGTTTGTTCGCCAGGAGGTGGCTGCAGGCCGCGCGATTATCCCTGCCAATATTAATCACCCGGAGTCCGAGCCAATGATTATCGGACGTAACTTCCTGGTGAAGATTAACGCCAATATCGGCAATTCAGCGGTCAGTTCTTCGATTGAGGAAGAGGTAGAAAAACTGGTGTGGTCCACGCGCTGGGGCGCAGATACGGTGATGGATCTCTCTACCGGGCGCTATATTCACGAAACCCGCGAGTGGATCCTGCGTAACAGTCCGGTACCTATTGGTACCGTACCTGTCTACCAGGCGCTGGAAAAAGTAAACGGGGTGGCTGAAGATCTCACCTGGGAGATTTTCCGCGATACGCTGCTGGAGCAGGCTGAACAGGGTGTTGATTACTTCACTATTCATGCCGGGGTGCTGCTGCGCTACGTGCCGATGACCGCCAAACGCCTGACCGGTATTGTGTCACGCGGCGGGTCAATTATGGCGAAATGGTGTCTGTCACATCATAAAGAGAGCTTCCTCTATCAGCACTTCCGCGATATCTGTGAAATCTGCGCTGCCTACGATGTTTCGCTGTCACTAGGCGATGGCCTGCGTCCGGGATCCATTCAGGATGCCAACGATGAGGCGCAGTTTGCAGAGCTACGTACGCTTGGTGAACTAACTAAAATCGCCTGGGAGTATGATGTCCAGGTCATGATTGAAGGCCCCGGTCATGTGCCGATGCAGATGATCCGCGTCAATATGACTGAACAGCTTGAGCACTGCCACGAAGCGCCTTTTTATACTCTCGGCCCGCTGACGACCGATATTGCACCAGGTTACGATCACTTCACCTCCGGCATTGGTGCCGCGATGATAGGCTGGTTTGGCTGCGCGATGTTGTGCTACGTCACCCCCAAAGAACATCTTGGCCTGCCGAACAAAGAAGACGTAAAGCAGGGGCTGATTACTTATAAGATCGCCGCCCATGCCGCTGACCTGGCTAAAGGTCATCCTGGAGCACAGATCCGCGACAATGCGATGTCGAAAGCACGTTTCGAATTCCGCTGGGAGGATCAGTTTAATCTCGCACTCGATCCGCATACCGCACGCGCTTATCACGATGAAACGCTGCCGCAGGAATCCGGTAAAGTGGCACACTTCTGCTCAATGTGTGGGCCAAAATTCTGCTCAATGAAGATTACCCAGGAAGTTCGTGAATACGCCGCCCGTCAGGAGGCTGAAGCACGGCCAGTCGAAGTGGGTATGGCACAGATGTCTGACGAGTTTCGTCTACGTGGCGGTGAACTGTATCATCGCGCTGACACCCTGAAATCAGAGGAAAATATATGA
- a CDS encoding DUF1481 domain-containing protein — translation MKLSAFTRPLTLAMLMLLAGCSSHSDLPDFTASGYLADRGVVRIWRKNQHQQVAHLMTVYTPFNGAATETSDYLWQQDKLFSVERHVAGDKPEDVMLRFDHDGNLSFMQRQLSGRRDALTPDEVALYQFDAQRMLKISDDLLSGSVLLKQGSWQPDGTVITCQGKRVKPEMDEMELGHIARQQRDAAGPVSIAWLEAPGGTQLLMASASDLCKTEPKEEGF, via the coding sequence ATGAAATTATCCGCTTTCACCCGACCTCTTACTCTCGCCATGCTGATGCTGTTAGCAGGCTGTAGTTCGCATTCCGATCTCCCCGATTTTACCGCCAGCGGCTATCTTGCCGATCGCGGTGTGGTTCGCATCTGGCGTAAGAATCAGCACCAGCAGGTCGCACATCTGATGACGGTATATACCCCGTTTAACGGCGCTGCCACCGAGACCAGCGACTATCTCTGGCAGCAGGATAAACTGTTTTCGGTAGAGCGCCATGTAGCGGGCGATAAGCCTGAAGATGTGATGCTGCGTTTCGACCACGACGGGAACCTGAGCTTTATGCAGCGGCAGCTGTCCGGAAGGCGTGATGCGCTTACTCCTGACGAGGTAGCGCTGTATCAGTTTGATGCCCAGCGAATGCTGAAAATAAGCGATGATCTGTTATCCGGCAGTGTACTGCTCAAACAGGGGAGCTGGCAGCCTGATGGCACCGTTATTACCTGCCAGGGCAAAAGAGTGAAGCCTGAAATGGATGAGATGGAACTGGGGCATATTGCGCGTCAGCAGCGCGATGCGGCAGGCCCGGTCAGTATCGCCTGGCTGGAAGCGCCTGGCGGGACGCAGCTGCTGATGGCATCAGCCAGCGATCTCTGCAAGACCGAACCGAAAGAAGAGGGATTTTAA
- a CDS encoding aminotransferase-like domain-containing protein, whose amino-acid sequence MTRYQRLAELLAQRIEQGLYQPGERLPSVRLLSGEHGVSISTVQQAYHLLEEKQLITPQPRSGYFVTPRKAAPPVPPLTRPVQRPVEITQWDAVMDLLNARLDDDMLQLGSGMPNIDAVTLKPLWKIISRLGQQQDPRLFSYDNLYGVPELREQIARLMIDSGCQVTADEVVITTGCHEALSVSIRAICQPGDIIAVESPAFHGTMQTLRGFGIRAIEIPTDSVTGISLEALELAFEQWPINAVVVVPNCNNPMGFVMPLQRKQALLALAQRFDAAIIEDDVYGELAFDYPRPVTIKSMDLDGRVLLCSSFSKTLAPGLRVGWVVPGRYFDRVLHMKYISTGSTVTQTQMAVAAFIRQGHYQPHLRRMRSYYQRNLETFTRQVRHHFPCGICVTRPQGGFVIWVELPEPFDALRLNQELRASHIQIAVGSLFSASGKYRNCLRLSYAQSFTEKTERALEVLGAAVERAMICCAPVSAVHQEEGEGRVREREEN is encoded by the coding sequence ATGACGCGTTATCAACGGCTGGCAGAACTGCTGGCGCAACGGATAGAACAGGGGTTATACCAGCCCGGTGAGCGGCTTCCCTCAGTGCGTTTACTCAGCGGTGAGCACGGTGTCAGCATCAGCACCGTACAGCAGGCTTATCACCTGCTGGAGGAGAAGCAGCTGATAACGCCGCAGCCGCGATCCGGTTACTTTGTCACTCCCCGTAAGGCAGCGCCACCGGTACCACCGCTTACACGTCCCGTCCAGCGTCCGGTTGAAATCACCCAGTGGGATGCGGTGATGGATCTGCTCAACGCCCGCCTGGATGATGATATGTTGCAACTGGGCAGCGGAATGCCCAACATCGATGCGGTCACGCTTAAGCCTCTGTGGAAGATTATCAGCCGGCTTGGTCAGCAACAGGATCCGCGGCTATTCAGCTATGACAATTTGTATGGTGTACCGGAACTGCGTGAGCAGATTGCTCGTCTGATGATTGATAGTGGCTGCCAGGTGACAGCCGACGAGGTAGTGATCACCACGGGCTGCCATGAAGCACTGTCGGTATCGATCAGAGCAATATGCCAGCCGGGCGATATTATCGCCGTTGAGTCACCAGCCTTTCACGGCACCATGCAAACCCTGCGCGGCTTTGGGATTCGTGCCATCGAAATTCCTACGGATTCCGTTACCGGCATCAGCCTGGAAGCTCTTGAACTGGCATTTGAGCAGTGGCCGATTAATGCCGTGGTGGTGGTGCCTAACTGTAATAACCCGATGGGGTTTGTTATGCCGTTGCAGCGTAAACAGGCCCTGCTGGCGCTGGCCCAGCGTTTTGATGCGGCCATTATCGAAGATGATGTCTATGGCGAACTGGCTTTTGACTATCCGCGCCCGGTGACCATTAAGTCGATGGATCTCGACGGTCGCGTGCTGCTATGCAGCTCATTTTCTAAAACGCTGGCACCCGGTCTGCGAGTGGGCTGGGTAGTGCCCGGGCGCTATTTTGATCGCGTATTACATATGAAGTACATCAGCACTGGTTCCACCGTGACGCAAACGCAGATGGCCGTGGCTGCGTTTATTCGTCAGGGTCACTATCAGCCGCACCTGCGACGGATGCGCAGTTACTATCAGCGTAACCTTGAGACGTTTACCCGGCAGGTACGGCATCATTTTCCGTGCGGGATCTGCGTGACACGTCCTCAGGGAGGATTTGTGATATGGGTTGAACTGCCGGAACCCTTTGATGCATTACGCCTGAATCAGGAGCTGCGCGCTTCTCATATCCAGATTGCCGTCGGTTCGCTGTTCTCTGCATCAGGAAAATACCGTAACTGCCTGCGCCTTAGCTACGCGCAGTCATTTACTGAAAAAACTGAGCGTGCACTGGAGGTGCTGGGTGCCGCAGTCGAACGGGCGATGATTTGCTGCGCTCCTGTATCGGCTGTGCATCAGGAAGAGGGTGAGGGCAGGGTCAGAGAGAGGGAAGAAAACTGA
- a CDS encoding DUF1127 domain-containing protein has translation MEFEENRAAKPFSWTLIKTIFVIPYHRWQARRLRSCTRKILSRLSDAQLKDIGLTCEDVRRL, from the coding sequence ATGGAATTTGAAGAGAACAGAGCAGCGAAACCTTTTAGCTGGACGCTGATTAAAACGATCTTTGTCATACCTTATCATCGCTGGCAGGCAAGACGTCTGCGCTCCTGCACTCGCAAGATCCTGTCGCGTCTGAGTGATGCACAGCTGAAAGATATCGGACTGACCTGTGAGGATGTCCGGCGCCTGTAG
- the nfi gene encoding deoxyribonuclease V (cleaves DNA at apurinic or apyrimidinic sites) yields MDIAALRDQQRQRAAEVRCQDDFDVLPPRLIGGADVGFEQGGEVTRAAMVILEYPSLKVIEHQVARVATTMPYIPGFLSFRETPALEAAWQQLDHHPDLLLVDGHGVAHPRRLGVASHFGLLVDVPTIGVAKKRLCGKFEPPAAEPGSCQPLMDKDELLGFVLRSKVRCNPLFISPGHRVSHATALEWVQRCLQGYRLPEPTRWADAVASRRPAFSSLSLG; encoded by the coding sequence ATGGATATTGCGGCATTACGCGATCAGCAGCGCCAGCGTGCAGCAGAAGTAAGATGTCAGGATGATTTTGATGTCTTGCCACCTCGCCTTATTGGCGGCGCGGATGTTGGTTTTGAACAGGGTGGAGAGGTGACCCGCGCCGCTATGGTTATCCTGGAATATCCCTCCCTGAAGGTTATTGAGCATCAGGTGGCACGCGTTGCCACCACCATGCCCTATATTCCCGGTTTCCTCTCCTTTCGCGAAACTCCGGCACTGGAGGCCGCGTGGCAACAGTTGGATCACCATCCTGACCTGCTGCTGGTGGACGGCCACGGCGTGGCGCATCCTCGTCGTCTGGGCGTGGCCAGCCATTTTGGTTTGCTGGTGGATGTTCCCACTATTGGCGTGGCGAAAAAACGTCTGTGTGGGAAATTTGAACCACCGGCAGCTGAACCGGGTAGCTGTCAGCCACTGATGGATAAAGACGAACTGTTGGGCTTTGTTCTACGCAGTAAAGTACGTTGCAATCCGCTGTTTATCTCTCCCGGCCACCGTGTCAGTCACGCGACCGCTCTTGAGTGGGTGCAGCGCTGCTTACAGGGCTATCGCTTGCCGGAGCCAACGCGTTGGGCAGATGCTGTTGCCTCGCGGCGTCCGGCTTTTAGCTCGCTGTCTCTGGGTTAA
- the hemE gene encoding uroporphyrinogen decarboxylase produces MKELKNDRYLRALLRQPVDVTPVWMMRQAGRYLPEYKATRAVAGDFMSLCKNAELACEVTLQPLRRYPLDAAILFSDILTIPDAMGLGLYFETGEGPRFSSPVTCRADVEKLPVPDPEQELGYVMNAVRTIRKNLNGDVPLIGFSGSPWTLATYMVEGGSSKAFTKLKKMMYADPQTLHLMLDKLADSVTLYLNAQIRAGAQSVMIFDTWGGVLTGRDYLEFSLHYMHKIIDGLLHENEGRRVPVTLFTKGGGQWLEAMAATGCDALGLDWTTDIADARRRVGHKVALQGNMDPSMLYASPARIEQEVAGILEGFGQGEGHVFNLGHGIHQDVPPENAGVFVEAVHKLSRPYHLG; encoded by the coding sequence ATGAAAGAACTGAAGAATGATCGATATCTGCGCGCATTGCTGCGCCAGCCAGTAGATGTGACCCCGGTATGGATGATGCGTCAGGCCGGGCGTTATCTGCCGGAATATAAAGCAACCCGCGCCGTGGCGGGTGACTTTATGTCGCTATGCAAAAATGCCGAACTGGCCTGTGAAGTGACGCTGCAACCACTGCGCCGCTATCCGCTGGATGCGGCGATCCTGTTCTCCGATATTCTGACCATTCCCGATGCCATGGGGCTGGGGCTGTATTTTGAAACGGGTGAAGGCCCGCGTTTCTCATCCCCTGTCACCTGTCGTGCGGATGTTGAAAAACTGCCTGTCCCTGACCCGGAGCAGGAGTTAGGCTATGTGATGAATGCGGTACGTACTATTCGTAAAAATCTCAATGGTGACGTGCCGCTGATCGGTTTCTCTGGCAGTCCGTGGACGCTGGCGACCTATATGGTGGAAGGTGGCAGCAGTAAGGCCTTTACCAAACTGAAGAAAATGATGTACGCCGATCCGCAAACCTTGCATCTGATGCTTGATAAGCTTGCCGATAGCGTCACGCTCTATCTTAATGCGCAGATCCGCGCGGGTGCGCAGTCGGTAATGATCTTTGACACCTGGGGTGGCGTACTGACCGGGCGTGATTACCTGGAGTTCTCCCTTCATTACATGCATAAGATTATTGATGGTCTGTTGCATGAAAATGAGGGACGCCGTGTGCCGGTTACCCTGTTCACCAAAGGGGGCGGACAGTGGCTGGAAGCGATGGCAGCTACAGGCTGCGATGCTCTCGGTCTGGACTGGACAACCGATATTGCCGATGCCCGCCGCCGCGTAGGTCATAAAGTTGCTTTGCAGGGGAATATGGATCCGTCCATGCTATATGCCTCACCTGCGCGAATTGAGCAGGAAGTGGCGGGTATCCTTGAGGGCTTTGGCCAGGGCGAAGGGCACGTTTTCAACCTTGGTCACGGTATCCATCAGGATGTCCCACCAGAGAACGCGGGTGTGTTCGTTGAAGCGGTGCATAAACTCTCGCGTCCTTACCACCTCGGATAA
- the hupA gene encoding nucleoid-associated protein HU-alpha, protein MNKTQLIDVIADKADLSKTQAKAALESTLAAITESLKDGDAVQLVGFGTFKVNHRAERTGRNPQTGKEIKIAAANVPAFVSGKALKDAVK, encoded by the coding sequence ATGAACAAGACTCAACTGATTGATGTAATTGCGGACAAAGCAGACCTGTCTAAGACCCAGGCTAAAGCTGCTCTGGAATCAACCCTGGCTGCGATTACTGAGTCTCTGAAAGACGGTGATGCTGTACAACTGGTTGGTTTTGGTACCTTTAAAGTTAACCACCGTGCTGAGCGTACTGGTCGCAATCCGCAGACTGGCAAAGAAATCAAAATTGCCGCTGCAAACGTGCCTGCATTTGTATCTGGTAAGGCACTGAAAGACGCAGTTAAGTAA